The Venturia canescens isolate UGA chromosome 10, ASM1945775v1, whole genome shotgun sequence genome segment GAGCAAACGGAActgaggcccgagaacatcagccacggcgacgattgctcgaaagcgatcgtcgcgGCATAATATTCTCGCGCCGTCAGCACCCGGTCGTACCCAAGGATATTCCTCCTCGGTAACCCGggatcaggcgatgctgaaCCAGCGGATTCCGAGGGCCACCAACTCGCGACGGCACGAGGCGACGCACAGAGGTCGAGCCAAGGTCGCTCTGTTGCCAAGTCTCGCGAGCGTCGTCACGCCCCGCGGTTGTGCGCTAATgcacgcgggacgtgacaTTAACATCCTCATCACTACAGACATCCTCAACGGCTTCCTAAAACAGGAAAGTACAATCATGGTTTTCTTAGACCTGGAAGGAGCTTACGATAATGTCATACCCAGACTACTAATAGAAAATCTAAGCGAATTAAACCTCCCACAATACATAGTAAGACTCATCGGAAATATAATATCTCTCCGTAGAGCGGATTTCTATTTTAAGGGCTCCTCAATTGGTCGAAGAAATTTAGACAAAGGGACAGTACTCAGCCCCATTCTGTTTAATTTAtacttaagaaaaataaatgaaaacattGGAGAATGCTCCTCTCTTCAATACGCGGATGATATTGCTTTGTATTGCAGAGATAAAGATGTAGATAAAGGACTGTTATAGTACATTACGATATGTGTGACTTAATAGAGCAGCTTAATTCACGAGTATCGTATACTATTTTATAATCCGGATGATATAAAACCGCATTTTAGCCACGCAAAAGTGTGGGTTTAGGTCATGCGGtgctataaaaaatataaaaaagcatACAAAAACTAAATATCTGGCTAAAAAGTTTAGGGCTGAACGTAAATGGCCAGAAATGCAAATTAATAATCTTCAGTAAAACCAAAAAAACGCTGGAAAATAAATCAGTAACCATAAACGGATACAGAGTGAAAAACAACTCCACAGCATCCTTCCCAGGAGTAAAGCTGGATCGTAAGCTAAATTGGAAATCCCTGATTAAGGATACGAAAAACAAAGCACAAAAAACAGTAAATATCATTAAAACATTATCAGGTAAATCATGGGGAGTACACCCAACAACTCTCCTGACAGTATACAAAGGTTTAATTCGCTCCAGATTAGAATGGGCTATCACAAACACCATCTCAGCGACAACAGCATTCTTCCAATCTTTAAACCCGGTGCAATCCTCGGCTCTAAGAATTATACTCGGATGTTTTAGATCCACGCCGACAAATATACTACTAGACTCAGCGAAAGAGCCAACTTTAGAAAATAGAGCCCATACGCTCACAGTAAGATACTTGACTAAAATCTGCACATCTCTTAGACACCCCCTAATTCCGAAATTAACGCTTACAGAAAACATAATTAGAGAAAACAGAAAAGCCTCAATCGAAAGCCACAGATGCACTATATCAAGGCTGCGTTCTGAAATACCACTCGTGTGCACACGGACTCACACAAGCCGTTCTGAAAACCTCGTTTGTGCCTGGTGTGCCCTCTGGTGAGTCGTTCCGAAACACACAGGGGTACACACTGGTGCGCCACCAAACCACCCGGCGAAATAGTACGGGAGATTGGTGTGACTTCTGAATCCTCTGAATATTCCGTGTTGTGACGACTTTCCGAACGcagatattttcaaattcgaattATTATCCATTGTTTTCTGCTCgtgtttttaaaacttttgtaAACGATGACGACTGAAACGATCCTAATAAAAGGACGTCACGTAGCTCTATTAAATGCAGACGACGTCCCCGTCATCGACGCAAATGGAAATTTGCTTGTCAGAGATTTAAAAGGTTAGTTTTGTGTTGTAGAAATTGTGTTCACGTTATTTGCTCAGACAAGATTTATAAATTAAAGTTGGCATTTATTTACAGATAATAACATCTTTACATTGCCGTTATGTGAAGACGTAATGgcatttttcaatctttcaaTCATGGAAATCCCTGCTATCGAACCAAGCATAAGCGATGTAGAATTGATGGATACATCAACAGGTAAGCCTATTGCTATATTATCCAACATTTCTTCAtatgaaatttataatttagcaggttaattgaatttcatttttctaactGTTTTTCAGGGGCTTTTCTATTAGAAGTCGAACCGAAAAGCGATACAAGATCAGTGACACCGTTAACAGGTAACCTTGTTTCGATTCTTCAATATTCTTTTATATGAAACGAGCCGCGACCGTGTCTTTTAAAAATCAGAATTTAGCGCATAgattaaatttaatttttccaacttttagaTTCATCGGGAGCTTTACTCACAAGTGATAGAACGAAGACCGCTCCAAAATTGGTGGCAGCATCAACGAGtaagttttttaaattctttgcTGCTATTTCACTTGGCATGCATGTTTCGTAGATTAACAAATGTTACTGTTTGCAATTTTAGCTTCATCGGGTGCTTCATGGAAAGATGACAATGAAGTACGATGCCTCATTCATCTATGGCATGAGCACCTTGCagctttcaaaaataaaaaaagtcgagAGGTATGGGCTTCGGTTGCTCAAAAATTATCTGAGACCCAACCTGAATGGCGAAAAAAAACTGGAGTTcaatgtgaaaataaaattaaagacATCAAAAGAAAATATACGGAAACAAAAGATCATAATAACAAATCTGGAAACGATCCGAAGTCGTGTAAATTTTACGAAGAGctcgatgaaattttgagtGAAAAACCAAATATTACGCCCGTTGCTCTCGCATCAAACCtccaaaaacgaaaaatatcagATTTCGAAGACAGTAATGATGGATCAGAGTGTTCTACTGCTTCTACTCAAGAAAAGAAGccaccaggaaaaaaaaaaaaaatagatcaaCAATTGAAGGATTGGTCCGCTGCTCTTCTTGAGGATGTTCGAACGAGAGAAGCAGCCAAGGAACAACGTCATCAAGAAATGCTCGCTGCGATAAAGGCTTCAAGCGAAACTTACAGAGAGATGATGTCAAAATTAATCGATAAACTGTGACttggtattttttcatatgtTATATAGAGTCTTTTTTTAAGCTTTGTTTTAAGAGATTTACTCTCGCGTTCAATTAGTTTTCATTCTTTTACTCACCTATAATTTTCTAAGGTATTTACAAGTTTCAAGCAGGATCAAAGATGTCATACAGCAATAACATAGCTCAAgtacattttcattcaaaccATTCCTGCAAACCTTCACATTACATTGGTTAATTTGTTGAACTACTTTTTTACAATTTGTGCTATAAAATTAGTTTTCAACAATTATACGTACTATATAAGTATTGATTATCAAAtctttatcatttttaaaaacttgttgtatcctttcttaaaaaagacatttcgatatatcgaaatctGAAGCCTCTATTCGTTGCcatggttttgtttattcgttgccatgcaGGCTTGCGACGTATCGTCGGTGTCGAATGTGGAGCCTTTGTTACCATGGTCGTTGCCATGGtcatggttttgtttattcgttgccatgaaCGTCGTCAGTTGCCGCCAAGCACGCGAAGAAAGTGGTGGAATCAAGAAAAGACAAAATGACGACATCAACGACTAACGAATTTACGGCGACGACAGAAGAATTCACAAGCAATGAAGAAATGGATGAATTCATCGCGGGAGACGAAACCATGTAAGTACCAccacaaatatttttaaaaaataccgaggacgatgacgacgacgataaCGAAGAGAACAACGAGGACACGTGGACGTGGACGAGGGTTACAATGACGACGACAACAAGGACAAGGACACGTGGACGTGGACAAGGGTAACAGAGACGATggtgacgacgacgaggacgatgacgacgtagacgacgatgaggacgatgacaacgacgatgacgacgacgaagacgatgacgacgtggacgatgacgatgacgatgacgacgaggacgacgacgatgatgataacgacgaagacgacgacgaggacgacgaagacgacgaagacgacgaagacaacGACGAGGACAAGGATGACGAatacgacgaagacgacgagggcgacgaagatgacgacaaagacgacgacgaggacgaggatgacgaagacgacgatgaggacaatgacgacgaggacgacgaagatgacgaagacgacgacgatgacgataacgacgaagacgacgatgaggacaatgacgacgaggacgacgaagatgacgacgaagacgaagacgacgacgatgacgataacgacgaagacgacgaggatgaagaagacgacgaggacgatgacgatgacgatgacgacgaagacgacgaggatgacgaagacgacgaggacgacgacgaggacatGTGGACGTGGACGAGAGTGACGGAGATGATGACGCAGACGAGGACACGTGGACGTGGACGAGAGTGACGGGGataacgatgacgacgacgacaactaGAATGACAATGACGATGAGaacatataaatatttattataattagaaataatattaataattaattactctttcgttaaattttttcagcTACTTCACTGGATATATTGTgtgacggttttttatttctgacCGTCGACTAAACAATATAATAAGAGGAATTCACCTCCGTCCATCCTCCTCGATACTCGTACCACGGCTCGATCTCGCAAGGTTCGCTCGAAAGGAGAATTTTCtagaaatattattaattgcgTCCCGAATTCGAATTTATCTCTTTTCATACGAGTTCCAACGGGGAAGGAAAGTCTAAATTGGAAGGTGGATCAGAAGGAAAATCAGTCGTGGTTGTATCCCGTTCAGTTTAAGTCAGGCTTATAATTGGGACCATTTCTTCCGGTGCGGCTTCCTGTTCGATATTCCATCATCGAAGATTCTGAGGGAAACATCGAACTACAGAGCATTTTGAGAAAACTTTGGCAGTTGGAACATCGCTGGTTACCACCATCGATCGATCTGTGCTCAAAGACGGAAAAAAGACAGGGCGGTACTAATCGATACGCCTGCCAATAATCAAAATCTTTGTTGGAAACTATTTTCCCGTAGCGGTCTAGATCATCCGACCTCAATTATCCCCGGATGTTATAAGATTCGAAATCTTAACGAAATTAAAGTTTGTCATTCGCGGTGAACGTTAAACAACCGAGCTAGGGGCAGGAGTTAAATAAAACTCCTGATAATTGTAATTTTCCGGAGCCCCGTCTCACGCTCACGTGCTATGTTCACGCGACGGACCTGTCCATCACTTcgggaatattcgaaattagtgagaaagagagggggGAGCCCACTGACCGTCGTACGACTCTCGCTCTCGTTAGATTTTCGCGAAGTATCGAGTAGGACGGACGTCCCGGGATCATCGATTGAATATCCGTAAGTTCACTATCCTTTCACTTTCTGATCCGGTTGTGAGTTCGGAATTATGTCccgttgttgaaattaatttgaTTTGTAAAGAGCCGCGATCCCGATTAAATTAATTGCAGTGACGTCGTTCTAAATTTAAAACTCGAGAAATTCGATCACGTCGATGGTTCTGCCTCGTAGTTtaccatttttctttatcgttcAGACTCGCGTATCCTTGAAATTCTCCGGAAACAGATCGCGAATATTTTGAGCCGTGGTTATCAGCGAAAGTCTGCCATATTGTATTGTGTAATTGTCTCTGGTTAACGTTAGACTCCTTTCTTTTGAAACGGGAATAAAAGATCGTAGAATTATATCGGTCGAATATGTGAGTGGAAATTGAGTGTCTGGGCCGAAACGAATCCCGTGAATTTGTAAAGCGCGATTGAATAACTGCTTATCGAGAGTTCGGGAATAATTATCATTTCAAACAAAAGGAACGATTCTTTCCTCTCGTACGCGAGTAGTTCCGCGGCGAGAAGACACCCGAGCTCAAAGTAAAGTGTAACGCGTGCGTAGAGTTTCGGTCGGTGTGACATAGGCTGAAATTTCGATTACTTGACGATCTTTCTCTCCCGTATTTTGAAAATGAgcgattatattattatttgatAACGATATTTTCCCGTGAACTGATTTGTAATTTGTTTTCCCGTCTATTTAAGATTATAATtgttaaataatattattaaataaTCCACATATTTTTCTTATACTCGTGTCGTTCAAACTCGATTATTTGTAACCTTTACCCCGCCCATCCCGCAGAATTAGCTGGGTTAATATCTTTTCTTCTCTCACATCGTCGAGTCGTTTTACGACTGGCgcccaaataaataaatcgacgTACGGGAGAAAGAATAGTTTTGTGGCATCGTGTTATAAAGAAAAATCCGTCACAAATTTGGCGCCCGACGTGGGGccacgtttaaaaaaaaaaaaaaaatttatctatGGTGATGGGAGAATAATCGAGATTTGTCCTGAAATTTAACGTTGTCGTGGATAATAGTGAGATTTCAAGGTAGTTAAATTTGAAGTTTGAGAGTTTTCGATCGTTACACGAGTGCGGcaggaaacatttatttttttttctctttctcccgttCTCTTCTTCGTCTTTCGCGTTCGTGCGTTGAGAGTTGTTGACACCGGACGCTCACGCTTCGTGAGGCCGGGAGTATACTCAGTGtcacttgtttttctttacttGCTCAGTCCGTTTGTTTACATGTTCGACGCTGTTTTCGAAGATTTCGGTTATAATAAGAGCTCTATAATTTTAACACGGTGACTTCGATTTTATTCTGCCTAAGACTATAATACTCTGTTGAAGTAAATTCCGTGGAATATTATTTCAAACGTCGAGATTGGGAAATTATTTTGTACTGTTGTGTATTTCAAGTGAGTTATACTTGTGAGTGATATTgatatcatcattattattatgttttcttttctcctctccATTTCATTCCTTTTGTTTGCTTTGATTTGGTTCGTCGAATgatttatgtttttttgtgTTGTTTCCGTATTAGTCTTTTCGTTAtattaatttattcatttttaaccTCATCCTTTAATCAACGCtatcagaaaattttcgaaatttacttTCTGTTTATATTATATTTGTTTTTACTAATGGTTTTGCCTACTCAACGAATCCTTTAGAATACTGGTTAACCAAGAAAGTATCCCGATCAAGAGAACGAGGAAAAAGGACGGAATAAGTAACATATAAAGCCGAATATCAAGCGGTATAGAACGAAAGTGAAAACGAGACATAGAAGGACTTCCATTTATTTTCCCGATTTTGATAAGAGTGGTGAGTTTTTGCATAATTCCTGGtttcatttataattattatggCTGTTCGGGAGGATCTTCCTCCTTGGGtcaattttcctgattttccagattaaaattattttttctgtttggaaaCTTTGTTAGAAATGAGATTATAGCATAATTGAAGTTGGAAAAGAAGTGTTCAatgttaaataaaataacagttagttaaaaaaaaaaaaaagaattgcttAATAATTAATCGCGTCGTTAGTATTTGTTATAAAGGCAGTTAATTCAGAGAGACAATTATTGGAGTTGGCCAACAAATATTGGAAGAATTACAGATTCATAGTAATCCTAATTCATTTGTGCGAGTACTCGAATTTgttgtatattatttttcctttgttattattattattatttctttttctagtataattgaaaaaaaagtagagtTTAGAGGCCTCTAGAATTAAGAAAATTGCgatagaaaattgaaaaggaaaatttctGATTGAGACTCAAATTGAGATATCCAGATAGTGTtaagaattattaaaaatttattcttctTGTTATTTGGCGGGAATAGGATCCTTGTGGCGCGAGATTACGTCTTGCTGCCTAGGCCGCcgctttttaaaaaaaaaattgttacctctcaatattttttttttttttgttttttttgtttgttttgtgcCCTAGTGGATAATTGCTCGCAATCACAGGTGTAATAACCCTTTCCTTTGgttgaaaaacattattgAACCTTTTTTTGTTCACCCGGAATTTAGACACGATGTTTCCTCGAGAGAGTATCCATTCTGTCAGACCTTTGGAGGAATTACCAGATGAGGTTATTCGCCGGGAGTTAGCCCGACGAAGCGCTATTACCACAGGAAGTCGGGAAGAAATATTAGACCGATTACGCTATGTTCTTCGCCGCCCCTTTAGCCCCGAACACGATGATACGGGTTTTTCACGATGGCGTGCCCGAGATGGTTTAGATTTGGCCATACACTCTAGGGCTCAATCGTTCATCGTGAATGAATCCAGTTTAAATTTGAGAGACGCAACAACAGCTTCTCATTATCGAGTGAGTTTTGTTATTCCTTCAACTGCGAGTAGTAATCAACCGACGGGTTTTCTTGCGAATACTAACGTAGAGTCGATTGCAAATCAGTCTGAGTCCACTGTGGGGGTTGTCCCAAGTTCAGAAAGTTCGGAATCGGTTCCTCGTATGAATACGACCCCAATCTTGGCCACGAGTACCTTTGCTGGGTCGTACGCGAGTGCCAGTTTCGCCCAACCACCGAATACCACACAAGCAACTAGAACGGTTATGACTAGTGGAATTCCTTTGACCATTGGGTCAACGAGTGTTCCGAGCGAGGAATCTACTTTTTGCCCGAGGTCTTTTCCGGTGGTTATCGGGTCAAATCCGGCGTACCAATCTACTCCGGTAGAAGCTACTGATCTTACTCAACAACTATTGAGTTCGTCGCGTTCTGCGTATGAAATTATGCGGAAATGGCCCTTGAAATTTTCGGGATTACCGGGGGAAGACGTTGAAACCTTTTTAGTTCAAATTACCGAACGTCGTGCCATGGTCACAGTTACTGATGTTgatttgttaaattgttttccCACATTTTTGAGAGGGTTCGCGATTCATTGGTTCCGTAACAAACGTCATACGTTAACATCTTGGCGGGAGTGTGTAACTGCTTTGCATACTCGATTCAGAAATCCCAACTTTCAATTTACGTTGCGGGATCAAATCACCCGACGTTACCAAGGAGAGTACGAAACAGTCGGGAATTATCTGACGTGTATGCGAGCTATGTTCGACCGAGTAGAACCTCCAATGGGGGAAGAAGAACGCGTTAGTTATGCACACCACAATTTGTTGTCCCGATTAAGAATTTTGATTCTCCGGAAAGATTTGAAAACGGTGGATGAATTGGAAGATATCGCGGTAGAGTTGGAACGCAGCTATGATACTGGTGACAGGGATCCCATTCCACCGGAGAAATTCGTATTTCCAGACTTAGCGTATAGACCCCCCAAGAATCCTTCCGGTAAGAAATCGGTGAGTTTTGCGTTACTGCCAGAACAAAAGCAGAGCAATCGACAACACTTCccgaattttaaaaattccaattcgTCGCCATCCACTTCTAGTTTGAATAACACCTCTGCGAAAGTTACAGAGACCGTAACCTCTTCTTCGAGTTCTAGTACAGATTCGAGTAATTCTAATAGTAACAATCTTTCGGGACCTTGTTGGAATTGTCATAAACCAGGCCATCGAGCCAGTACTTGTACCGAACCTCATAATTTACACTGTTATCAGTGC includes the following:
- the LOC122416733 gene encoding uncharacterized protein, which translates into the protein MTTETILIKGRHVALLNADDVPVIDANGNLLVRDLKDNNIFTLPLCEDVMAFFNLSIMEIPAIEPSISDVELMDTSTGAFLLEVEPKSDTRSVTPLTDSSGALLTSDRTKTAPKLVAASTTSSGASWKDDNEVRCLIHLWHEHLAAFKNKKSREVWASVAQKLSETQPEWRKKTGVQCENKIKDIKRKYTETKDHNNKSGNDPKSCKFYEELDEILSEKPNITPVALASNLQKRKISDFEDSNDGSECSTASTQEKKPPGKKKKIDQQLKDWSAALLEDVRTREAAKEQRHQEMLAAIKASSETYREMMSKLIDKL